In the Muricauda sp. MAR_2010_75 genome, one interval contains:
- a CDS encoding acetyl-CoA C-acyltransferase, producing the protein MNKVVIVSAARTPIGSFMGALSTIPAPKLGSIAIKGALEKIGLKPELVEEVLMGNVVQAGTGQAPARQAAIYAGIPNTVPCTTVNKVCASGMKAITLGAQSIALGENSIVVAGGMENMSLIPHYVHMRNGVKFGPATMIDGMQKDGLVDAYDQNAMGVCADACATEHKFSREDQDAYAIQSYKRSAEAWKAGKFKDEVVPVEVPQRREEPIVVNEDEEYKNVKLDKIPALRPAFTKEGTVTAANASTINDGAAAVVLMSEEKAKELGLEPLAYIKGYADAAQEPEWFTTAPAKALPKALERAGVSLSDVDYFEFNEAFSVVGLANTKLLGLTDANVNVNGGAVSLGHPLGCSGARITITLLNILIQNNAKLGAAAICNGGGGASAIVLERI; encoded by the coding sequence ATGAACAAAGTTGTTATTGTATCGGCAGCAAGAACCCCAATAGGGAGTTTTATGGGCGCTTTGTCCACCATACCTGCCCCAAAATTGGGTTCCATTGCCATTAAAGGAGCATTGGAAAAAATAGGGCTAAAGCCTGAATTGGTAGAAGAAGTTTTGATGGGGAATGTGGTACAGGCCGGCACGGGACAAGCTCCTGCACGCCAAGCGGCCATTTATGCCGGAATTCCAAATACAGTACCCTGTACAACAGTGAACAAGGTTTGTGCTTCGGGAATGAAAGCCATTACGCTAGGGGCCCAATCCATTGCTTTAGGTGAAAATTCCATCGTAGTGGCCGGAGGTATGGAAAATATGAGTCTGATTCCACATTATGTGCACATGCGAAATGGTGTTAAATTTGGTCCAGCCACAATGATTGATGGAATGCAAAAAGATGGACTTGTGGATGCATACGACCAAAACGCCATGGGGGTTTGTGCCGATGCATGTGCCACTGAACATAAATTTAGCCGTGAGGACCAAGATGCCTATGCCATACAATCCTACAAAAGGTCTGCAGAAGCATGGAAAGCTGGAAAGTTTAAAGATGAAGTGGTTCCTGTTGAAGTACCCCAACGCAGGGAAGAGCCCATCGTTGTAAATGAGGATGAGGAATACAAGAACGTGAAGTTGGATAAAATTCCGGCTTTGCGCCCGGCATTCACCAAAGAGGGTACGGTTACCGCTGCGAATGCTTCAACGATAAATGATGGTGCTGCGGCTGTGGTACTGATGAGTGAAGAAAAAGCCAAAGAACTGGGATTGGAACCATTAGCCTACATAAAAGGATATGCTGATGCGGCTCAAGAACCGGAATGGTTCACCACAGCTCCGGCCAAAGCACTGCCAAAGGCTTTGGAAAGAGCAGGCGTTTCACTATCAGATGTGGATTATTTTGAGTTCAACGAGGCCTTTTCGGTAGTGGGATTGGCCAATACAAAACTTTTGGGGCTTACAGATGCCAATGTAAATGTGAACGGTGGAGCTGTTTCTCTAGGTCATCCATTGGGCTGTTCCGGGGCAAGAATAACCATTACCC
- a CDS encoding HD family phosphohydrolase codes for MGKTLDNVYKHQSLAYKYFLYLISVGLIVFFFPKGGKFKYEFQKGKPWQYENLYAPIDFSIKKTQDEIAQEQLSLRNKKTDYYTFDVSVVTTIKNEVERELNNLFGSNSFSNQEQRRLLNNADEVIDSIYELGVFQDLPSSNAIVLVKNNEAIPLDPNDFMDVEEAKERVGGILSNRSVKGISRLGNIIQRNIRPNLSFDVALTERALEEELSKISFTRGEVSEGKLIITKGEVVEAENFKILNSLKDEYESELWHGNNYYFIMLGYTILVALVLIMLFLFLKRYRNEIFKNNNKVTFIFFNILLMVLATTLTVKHYENYVYVVPLCILPLVLKNFFDARLGLFVHVLTVLILGFVVPNSFEYIFLQIIAGIVTILTASELYKRANLFISVGQITLIYIVGYFAFHAIHEGNLENIEWILFGVFVINGLLTLFAQPLIYMFEKIFGLVSDVSLLELSDTNSRLLKELSDKAPGTFHHSLQVANLAEAAANEIGANAMLVRVGALYHDVGKMEKPTYFTENQITNVNPHDDLPPRESAKIIVDHVIKGIEIARKNNIPDRVIDFIRTHHGTTLVYYFFKKQQELETDVDPADFKYPGPIPFSKETAILMMSDAVEAASKSLKNPSFTIIDEFVDKIVKGQMQADQFLNANITLKEIEMVKKVLKQKLTNIYHLRVEYPE; via the coding sequence ATGGGAAAGACTTTGGACAATGTATATAAGCATCAATCACTTGCCTACAAGTATTTTCTATATCTGATTTCTGTAGGGCTCATTGTATTCTTTTTTCCGAAGGGAGGAAAGTTCAAGTACGAATTTCAAAAGGGAAAACCCTGGCAGTATGAAAATCTATATGCTCCCATTGATTTCTCCATCAAAAAGACACAAGATGAAATAGCCCAAGAACAGCTTTCCCTGCGCAATAAAAAAACGGATTATTACACTTTTGATGTATCTGTGGTAACTACCATCAAAAATGAAGTGGAACGGGAACTGAACAACCTGTTTGGATCAAATTCATTCTCAAACCAAGAACAAAGAAGGCTGTTGAACAATGCGGATGAGGTAATAGACAGTATCTACGAGCTTGGTGTATTTCAGGACCTGCCATCCTCAAACGCTATCGTATTGGTAAAGAACAACGAAGCCATTCCGTTGGATCCCAACGATTTTATGGATGTTGAAGAAGCCAAGGAACGGGTTGGAGGAATTTTGTCCAACAGGAGTGTTAAAGGAATTTCAAGACTCGGAAATATCATCCAACGAAATATTAGGCCCAATCTTTCTTTTGATGTTGCCCTTACGGAAAGAGCACTGGAAGAAGAGCTTTCCAAAATTTCATTTACCCGGGGCGAAGTTTCCGAAGGAAAATTGATCATCACCAAGGGAGAGGTAGTAGAGGCCGAAAACTTCAAAATCCTCAACTCCCTCAAGGATGAGTATGAATCCGAATTGTGGCATGGCAATAACTACTACTTTATTATGTTGGGCTATACCATTTTGGTGGCATTGGTATTGATCATGCTGTTCTTGTTCTTAAAACGATATAGGAACGAAATATTTAAGAACAACAACAAGGTCACCTTTATCTTTTTCAACATCCTTCTCATGGTTTTGGCTACCACATTGACCGTGAAGCATTATGAAAATTATGTGTACGTGGTTCCCCTTTGTATTCTCCCCTTGGTATTAAAAAACTTTTTTGATGCCCGATTGGGGCTGTTTGTGCATGTACTGACTGTGTTGATCCTGGGATTTGTTGTACCCAATAGTTTTGAGTACATCTTTCTACAGATCATAGCAGGTATTGTGACCATTTTGACAGCATCGGAACTTTATAAAAGAGCTAACCTCTTTATATCGGTAGGCCAAATTACCCTGATTTACATCGTAGGTTATTTTGCCTTTCATGCCATCCATGAAGGAAATCTTGAAAATATAGAATGGATACTTTTTGGGGTTTTTGTGATAAATGGATTGTTGACCCTTTTTGCCCAGCCTTTGATCTATATGTTTGAAAAGATTTTCGGTTTGGTTTCTGATGTTTCCCTGCTGGAACTTTCTGATACCAATTCCAGATTATTAAAAGAACTTTCCGATAAGGCTCCAGGAACCTTTCACCATTCCTTACAAGTGGCCAATCTGGCCGAAGCGGCAGCCAATGAGATTGGGGCAAATGCCATGTTGGTCAGGGTGGGAGCGTTGTACCACGATGTTGGTAAAATGGAAAAACCGACCTATTTCACTGAAAATCAAATTACCAATGTAAATCCGCATGATGACCTTCCACCGCGGGAAAGCGCAAAAATCATTGTAGATCACGTAATAAAGGGTATTGAAATTGCCCGTAAAAACAACATTCCGGACCGGGTGATTGATTTTATACGGACCCACCACGGCACGACTTTGGTATATTATTTTTTCAAAAAGCAACAAGAGCTGGAAACCGATGTTGACCCAGCAGATTTTAAATATCCAGGGCCGATTCCATTTTCCAAGGAGACAGCCATTTTAATGATGTCCGATGCTGTTGAAGCCGCATCCAAAAGTTTAAAGAACCCCAGTTTTACCATTATTGATGAATTTGTGGATAAAATTGTGAAGGGCCAGATGCAGGCCGATCAGTTTTTGAATGCCAACATCACCTTGAAGGAAATTGAGATGGTGAAAAAGGTTTTGAAGCAAAAACTCACCAATATTTACCATTTGCGTGTAGAGTATCCGGAGTAG
- a CDS encoding UvrD-helicase domain-containing protein — MPQEINITNADIEYAERILLPEGKVFDEERRLFIRDLSTLDLQAVPGSGKTTALLAKLVILEKYMPLKNGCGVLVISHTNAAVDEINERIGKHCPKLFSYPNFVGTIQSFVDTFLAIPFYTNQFKQKPFRIDNEIYDEQVERFFLNTRNTGLKNYLDRQIDGLALLKSIRITTQGKLISYLNGTPETFKLKNPESPTYKSLLRFKINLLKKGYLHFDDAYSLAEIQLDRVKYYPTILQKRFSYVFVDEMQDMDIHQHDLIEKVFHPDINTLSVIQRIGDQNQAIYNGGSVHLESIWSVRDNVLYINGSHRLSPRVAFLVQNLALTPNRIDGKNQNPNGSAIDIKPTIFLYQDNSIELVIPAFADKIKELQNSSFIPINPSHKFMAVAWRKEHEDTDKIALGDYWPHFVSANSGQQIDFKVLEDYVLFFDKEKKTLESVRKNILNALLKILRLENVTDEYERDYTKRKLINFFRTLKNDEYELLKLNLYKWSIDSIKGKSLETIDSIRTYIPSFLSAFRKGITTSANFINGASEINEIEVEEEPRRNIFETDGISIEIGTVHSVKGQTHAATLYLETYFQKDGKGANAKSYESQRLAEQLLGNQIPITVGKRVKQSARMAYVGFSRPTHLLCIAIHKDRFERYLSNIDIEKWDIIEIES, encoded by the coding sequence ATGCCGCAGGAAATTAACATTACTAATGCGGATATTGAATACGCAGAAAGAATCCTCTTACCAGAAGGAAAAGTATTCGACGAAGAAAGAAGATTGTTTATTCGTGACTTAAGCACACTTGACCTTCAAGCTGTTCCAGGAAGCGGCAAAACGACAGCATTATTGGCGAAACTAGTCATTCTGGAAAAGTATATGCCTCTAAAAAATGGATGTGGTGTACTGGTTATCTCTCACACTAATGCTGCTGTTGATGAAATAAATGAACGCATTGGGAAGCACTGTCCCAAACTTTTTTCATATCCGAATTTTGTTGGAACAATTCAAAGTTTTGTGGATACATTTTTAGCGATTCCATTCTACACCAATCAATTCAAACAAAAGCCCTTTCGCATCGATAATGAAATCTATGACGAACAGGTTGAAAGATTTTTCCTTAACACGAGGAATACAGGGCTAAAAAATTATCTCGATAGACAAATAGATGGTTTGGCTTTATTAAAGTCAATTCGAATAACAACTCAGGGTAAATTAATTTCATACTTAAATGGTACACCTGAAACTTTTAAATTAAAAAATCCAGAATCACCGACATATAAATCGCTACTCCGATTCAAGATTAACTTATTAAAAAAGGGATACCTTCATTTTGACGATGCATATTCTTTAGCAGAAATTCAATTGGACAGAGTAAAATATTATCCAACAATTTTACAGAAAAGATTTTCGTATGTGTTTGTTGATGAGATGCAAGACATGGATATTCACCAACATGATCTGATTGAAAAAGTATTTCATCCAGATATAAACACTCTTTCAGTTATTCAAAGAATAGGTGATCAAAACCAAGCAATTTATAACGGTGGCTCTGTACATCTAGAAAGTATTTGGTCTGTCAGAGATAACGTACTATATATCAATGGCAGTCATAGACTAAGTCCTAGAGTTGCTTTTTTGGTACAAAACCTTGCCCTTACTCCAAACCGCATTGATGGAAAAAATCAAAACCCTAATGGTTCTGCAATAGACATAAAACCAACAATCTTTTTATATCAGGATAACTCAATAGAATTGGTAATTCCAGCTTTTGCAGATAAAATAAAAGAACTGCAAAACTCTAGTTTTATCCCAATTAATCCTTCTCACAAATTTATGGCTGTTGCTTGGAGAAAAGAACATGAGGATACTGATAAAATAGCTTTAGGTGATTATTGGCCTCATTTTGTTAGCGCCAATTCTGGTCAGCAAATTGATTTCAAAGTACTTGAAGATTATGTTTTGTTCTTTGACAAAGAGAAAAAAACTCTAGAGTCTGTAAGAAAGAACATTTTAAACGCCCTTTTGAAGATACTGCGCTTGGAAAACGTTACAGATGAATATGAGAGAGATTACACCAAAAGAAAATTAATTAACTTCTTTAGAACTCTTAAAAATGATGAATATGAACTTTTAAAATTAAACCTTTATAAATGGTCAATTGATAGCATAAAAGGAAAAAGCCTAGAAACAATTGATTCGATTAGGACGTATATACCCTCCTTTCTTTCTGCTTTCCGCAAAGGCATTACAACTTCAGCAAACTTCATAAATGGAGCGTCTGAAATTAATGAAATAGAGGTTGAGGAAGAGCCTAGAAGAAATATCTTTGAAACTGATGGAATAAGCATTGAGATTGGTACCGTTCATTCTGTTAAAGGACAAACTCATGCTGCTACTCTCTATTTAGAAACATACTTTCAAAAAGACGGTAAAGGTGCTAATGCTAAATCTTATGAATCTCAGAGGTTAGCTGAGCAATTATTGGGTAATCAAATACCGATTACCGTTGGAAAAAGAGTAAAGCAATCTGCAAGAATGGCTTATGTTGGATTTTCGCGACCAACGCATTTATTATGCATTGCTATTCATAAAGATAGATTTGAACGATACCTTTCTAATATCGACATAGAGAAATGGGATATTATTGAAATTGAAAGTTAA
- a CDS encoding IS3 family transposase (programmed frameshift), with amino-acid sequence MKKSKFTESQIIKALKENEQGRKVGDISREMGIDTSTFYYWRKKYGGMEVAHMKRLKELEEENRKLKQMYADASLDIRMLKDVLSKKFLGPSDKKQRAKYLQEAYSVCVSRSCGVLDLARSMWYYHSRRDDTEVVDALSRLAEELPTRGFEVYYKRLRREGRNWNRKRVLRVYRSMNLKLRRKHKKRLPARTKNPLGAPMELNEVWSMDFMADVLSDGRKIRVFNVMDDCNREALAMDVGLNYPAIRVVETLSQLEEEIGLPKTIRCDNGPEFISKALSQWCKAKRVELQFIQPGKPMQNGYMERLNRFYREDVLDAYWFNDLHQVRALTQKWMGDYNTRHPHSSIGDMPPREYKKRFGEEFFPETDNINDNFMNLAMS; translated from the exons ATGAAAAAAAGCAAGTTTACCGAGAGCCAGATCATCAAGGCACTGAAAGAGAACGAACAGGGCCGCAAGGTGGGTGACATATCCCGTGAGATGGGGATTGACACCAGCACTTTTTATTATTGGAGGAAGAAGTACGGGGGCATGGAAGTTGCGCATATGAAGCGCTTGAAGGAACTCGAGGAGGAGAACCGCAAACTCAAGCAGATGTACGCCGATGCCAGTCTTGACATCCGTATGCTCAAGGACGTACTGTCAAAAAAGT TTCTAGGGCCTTCCGACAAGAAGCAGCGCGCCAAATATCTCCAGGAGGCCTATTCTGTATGTGTATCGCGTTCCTGTGGGGTACTGGACCTTGCCCGGTCGATGTGGTACTACCATAGCAGGAGGGACGACACCGAGGTCGTCGATGCCCTTTCCAGGCTGGCCGAAGAGCTGCCGACAAGGGGATTCGAGGTGTATTACAAGCGTTTGCGTCGCGAAGGCCGCAACTGGAACAGGAAACGGGTGTTGAGGGTCTACAGGTCCATGAACCTAAAACTCAGGAGGAAGCACAAGAAGAGGCTTCCTGCAAGGACAAAGAACCCACTGGGGGCCCCGATGGAGCTCAACGAGGTCTGGAGCATGGACTTTATGGCCGATGTGCTGTCCGATGGAAGGAAGATAAGGGTGTTCAATGTGATGGACGACTGCAACCGGGAGGCACTGGCCATGGACGTGGGGCTGAACTATCCGGCGATAAGGGTAGTGGAGACCTTATCACAACTGGAGGAGGAAATAGGCCTGCCAAAGACCATACGCTGCGACAACGGTCCGGAGTTCATATCCAAGGCCCTATCACAATGGTGCAAGGCCAAACGTGTCGAGCTGCAGTTCATCCAGCCCGGCAAGCCCATGCAGAACGGATATATGGAACGCCTGAACAGGTTTTACAGGGAGGATGTGCTCGATGCCTATTGGTTCAACGACCTCCACCAAGTAAGGGCACTGACCCAAAAATGGATGGGGGATTACAATACAAGGCATCCCCATTCATCCATCGGGGATATGCCGCCCAGGGAATACAAGAAACGTTTCGGGGAAGAATTCTTCCCCGAAACAGACAACATTAATGATAATTTTATGAATTTAGCGATGTCCTAA
- a CDS encoding LytTR family DNA-binding domain-containing protein codes for MDSEFKIKAIIIDDEARHHETLSKMLTNFCPEIQLLGDAFNVEEAIDLINEKNPQLIFLDIEMPGGNGFTLFDHFDDPPFESRILMSV; via the coding sequence ATGGACAGCGAATTTAAGATTAAGGCCATTATTATTGATGATGAAGCACGGCATCATGAAACATTGAGTAAAATGTTAACCAATTTCTGTCCCGAAATTCAATTATTGGGAGATGCCTTCAATGTAGAAGAGGCAATTGATCTTATCAATGAAAAGAATCCACAACTCATTTTTTTGGATATTGAGATGCCTGGCGGAAACGGTTTCACACTTTTTGACCATTTTGATGATCCTCCTTTTGAATCTCGTATTTTGATGAGCGTTTAG
- a CDS encoding Tat (twin-arginine translocation) pathway signal sequence containing protein, with amino-acid sequence MKDHQSRRMFIGTLALGTTASTMAAVTNPLSPWYPKLSEAENEALEVSDAEAWFKKIKGTHRTVFDGSMPHNGFPVIWNWAFYLSNNETGSPDSDITAMTVLRHDAIPFALHSDIWKKYKLGEVFKINDNATQKPSLRNPYFEPQEGDLPLPIIDGIKRLQERGAMFCVCNLAITVYSSVAAQKMGLDPKEVYDEWVDAILPGIQLVPSGVWALGRAQEHGCSYIYAGG; translated from the coding sequence ATGAAAGATCATCAATCGAGACGAATGTTTATCGGAACACTGGCTTTGGGAACAACAGCCAGTACAATGGCCGCAGTAACAAACCCATTGAGCCCGTGGTATCCAAAACTTTCAGAAGCGGAAAATGAAGCTCTAGAAGTTAGTGATGCCGAAGCTTGGTTCAAAAAAATCAAGGGAACACACCGCACGGTGTTTGATGGTTCCATGCCACATAACGGTTTTCCCGTTATCTGGAATTGGGCCTTTTATCTGAGCAATAATGAAACAGGATCTCCTGACAGTGACATTACGGCCATGACCGTTCTTAGGCACGATGCCATTCCTTTTGCTCTGCATTCCGATATTTGGAAAAAATACAAGCTCGGTGAAGTCTTTAAAATAAATGACAATGCCACCCAGAAACCTTCACTTCGGAACCCCTATTTTGAACCCCAGGAAGGCGATTTGCCCTTGCCAATCATTGATGGCATTAAGCGCCTGCAAGAACGTGGGGCCATGTTCTGCGTGTGCAACCTTGCCATAACAGTATACTCAAGCGTGGCGGCTCAAAAAATGGGGTTGGATCCAAAAGAGGTGTATGACGAATGGGTAGATGCCATCCTTCCAGGAATCCAATTGGTTCCCTCTGGGGTTTGGGCCCTAGGCCGCGCCCAAGAGCACGGCTGTTCCTACATCTACGCTGGAGGATAA
- a CDS encoding c-type cytochrome — protein sequence MAVPGQNRMLLGMERLHKMLLYPILGIIALSLGLMACVFGMDNVLFDGQDNGDVYYQNYSISLLGDSEKSKTIKYGFELFQHTPKYLGPDSKNPYAGNHLSCNNCHLLSGTKPYAAPLIGITKRFPQFRNRENKMGSLEERINGCMQRSMNGTALPEDSNEMKAFVAYLEWLGRYAPSDGKIEGQGFVSIQIPNRPVNLENGKNIFAKQCAECHGNDGQGKLALDGQIYQYPPLWGEDSYNNGAGMTRVITAASFIKGNMPYGTTYKNPILTDAEAYDVAGFINQQERPKKKNLEEDFPNLKKKPVSTPYGPYVDSFSLVQHQLGPFQPIMEYYKKEFNLIKNK from the coding sequence ATGGCCGTACCTGGGCAAAATAGAATGCTGTTGGGCATGGAACGACTCCACAAAATGCTCCTCTACCCTATTTTGGGCATCATTGCCCTTTCCTTGGGATTAATGGCGTGCGTCTTTGGTATGGACAATGTTCTCTTTGATGGTCAGGACAACGGGGATGTCTACTATCAAAACTATAGTATTTCCCTTTTGGGGGATTCCGAAAAGAGCAAGACCATCAAGTATGGTTTCGAATTATTTCAACATACACCAAAATATCTAGGTCCAGATAGCAAAAATCCGTATGCTGGAAATCACCTTTCCTGCAACAATTGTCACCTTTTATCGGGAACCAAACCGTATGCGGCCCCGTTGATCGGTATAACAAAACGTTTCCCTCAGTTCCGGAACCGGGAAAACAAAATGGGATCTCTTGAGGAACGCATCAATGGCTGTATGCAACGTAGCATGAACGGTACCGCACTTCCGGAGGACAGTAATGAAATGAAAGCATTTGTAGCCTATTTGGAATGGTTGGGTCGCTATGCTCCCTCTGATGGAAAAATAGAAGGACAAGGGTTTGTGAGCATACAGATTCCAAACCGCCCAGTGAACCTTGAAAATGGGAAAAATATTTTTGCCAAGCAATGTGCGGAATGCCATGGCAATGACGGCCAAGGAAAATTGGCATTGGATGGACAGATTTACCAATATCCTCCACTCTGGGGCGAGGATTCCTATAATAATGGAGCTGGAATGACGCGAGTGATAACGGCTGCAAGCTTTATTAAAGGCAATATGCCCTATGGCACTACTTATAAAAATCCCATTCTCACAGATGCGGAGGCTTATGATGTAGCAGGGTTTATCAATCAACAAGAAAGACCTAAAAAAAAGAATTTGGAAGAAGACTTCCCTAATCTAAAAAAGAAACCAGTGTCCACCCCTTATGGCCCCTATGTGGACAGTTTTTCATTGGTTCAACATCAATTGGGGCCTTTTCAACCCATTATGGAGTATTACAAAAAGGAATTTAATTTAATCAAAAATAAGTAG
- a CDS encoding tetratricopeptide repeat protein, with product MKTSTTIFFFFVLTMIQGQKSLDSLEYLLAQDALSQIERVDILNDLGYEYWIVDTKKSVTYGTQALQMAKDLGYIPGMAKARRIIGVSYWAQGNPKSALENLVESKTMFEEIGDDVGLANCFLNIGMVYADIDEFPKAKDLYEKAMEKFTAHDLKDRIATTYTKMADVFLAQDNLLDAKNFLDNALAIHSANNFTYGMAEAHNRLGQLFMEEGELEQAEYHIRQSMVLGKEVGDEDGKISNLVLYGHLLRLRNEFEASEAQLKLALTGADKKNLKKYKLNAFRELKLLKKQEGKLEESLEYYDQYIALKDSIYNTDKSKQIAAMEFENELREKDNQLAYLNQTKRTDSKIKWILGIGVFMITLLSISLIWSLKLRNKKQRELLVSQEKLNATIIENQRLKQIELENQLHFKNKELASYALNFVQKNELFENLHSQLKALKNASQKDKVKYFNQIEQVIRQHRSREKDWEDFKVHFEQVHSNFLTALKESFPELSSNDLKVAALARLNLNIKETSNILGISPESAKTARYRLRKKLKMTQEDDLFSFLSQWDQGS from the coding sequence ATGAAGACCTCAACAACTATTTTCTTCTTTTTTGTATTGACCATGATCCAAGGACAAAAAAGTTTGGACAGCTTGGAGTATTTGTTGGCCCAGGATGCGCTATCACAGATTGAAAGAGTGGATATCCTGAACGATCTAGGTTATGAATATTGGATTGTGGACACCAAAAAATCCGTTACCTATGGAACCCAAGCGCTACAAATGGCAAAAGATCTGGGGTATATTCCCGGAATGGCCAAGGCCAGAAGAATTATTGGTGTTTCGTATTGGGCCCAAGGCAACCCCAAGTCTGCCCTGGAAAACCTTGTGGAGTCCAAAACCATGTTTGAAGAAATTGGGGATGATGTGGGCCTTGCCAATTGTTTTCTGAACATTGGTATGGTCTATGCGGATATCGATGAATTTCCAAAAGCCAAGGATCTCTATGAAAAGGCAATGGAAAAATTCACGGCCCATGACCTAAAGGATAGAATAGCGACCACATACACCAAAATGGCCGATGTCTTTCTTGCACAAGATAATCTACTTGATGCCAAAAACTTTTTGGACAATGCCCTGGCCATACATTCAGCAAACAATTTTACGTACGGCATGGCCGAAGCGCATAACCGGTTGGGACAACTTTTTATGGAGGAAGGGGAACTGGAGCAGGCAGAATACCACATCAGACAATCCATGGTTTTGGGGAAAGAAGTGGGCGATGAAGACGGGAAAATCAGCAATCTTGTTTTATATGGGCATCTGTTGCGGTTGCGCAATGAATTTGAGGCATCTGAGGCCCAACTGAAGTTGGCACTTACAGGAGCGGATAAAAAGAACTTAAAAAAATACAAACTGAATGCGTTTCGGGAATTAAAGCTCTTGAAGAAACAGGAAGGAAAACTCGAAGAATCACTTGAGTACTATGACCAATACATTGCCTTGAAGGACTCTATTTACAACACGGACAAATCCAAACAAATTGCCGCTATGGAATTTGAAAATGAGTTAAGGGAAAAGGACAATCAACTGGCGTATCTTAACCAAACAAAACGGACAGATTCAAAAATAAAATGGATCTTGGGAATTGGTGTTTTTATGATCACCCTTCTTTCAATCTCCTTGATATGGAGCCTAAAGCTGAGGAATAAAAAACAAAGGGAACTTTTGGTTTCCCAAGAAAAGCTCAATGCAACAATAATTGAAAATCAAAGATTGAAGCAGATTGAACTGGAAAACCAACTGCATTTCAAAAATAAGGAGTTGGCTTCCTACGCTCTTAATTTTGTTCAAAAAAACGAGTTGTTCGAAAACCTTCATTCCCAATTAAAGGCCCTTAAGAATGCTTCACAAAAGGATAAGGTCAAATACTTTAACCAAATAGAACAGGTTATAAGACAGCACAGGTCCCGGGAAAAAGACTGGGAAGATTTTAAAGTACATTTTGAACAGGTGCATTCCAACTTCCTCACTGCACTAAAAGAAAGTTTTCCCGAACTCAGCAGCAACGACCTAAAAGTTGCTGCCCTTGCCCGTTTGAATTTGAACATTAAGGAAACCTCCAATATTTTGGGGATCTCTCCCGAGAGTGCCAAAACGGCGCGATATCGGCTAAGGAAAAAGCTGAAAATGACACAAGAAGACGATCTTTTTTCTTTTCTCTCCCAATGGGACCAAGGAAGTTGA
- a CDS encoding GNAT family N-acetyltransferase: MMIRKARIEDSKDIAALLMLAMDQIVFDFIGDNSVEKAIRFLESLVCMEANQYSYENCWVAEIGDEIIAMANVYDGSELHRLRAPVTEKIAAMFKKGFNPEDETQSGEIYIDSLGVRTYWQGKGIGSTMLNFLIDQYVNKLNRTIGLLVDMDNGNAKRLYARLGFAKVGEKQLSGKKMEHLQINMAMRLNNV, encoded by the coding sequence ATGATGATCAGAAAAGCTAGAATAGAAGATTCAAAAGACATTGCAGCACTGCTTATGTTGGCAATGGACCAAATAGTTTTTGATTTTATAGGAGATAATTCAGTTGAAAAGGCCATTCGTTTTTTAGAAAGCTTGGTATGTATGGAAGCTAATCAATATTCGTATGAGAATTGTTGGGTCGCAGAAATAGGAGATGAGATTATAGCTATGGCAAATGTCTATGATGGTTCAGAATTGCATCGCTTAAGAGCACCTGTTACGGAAAAGATAGCGGCAATGTTCAAAAAGGGGTTTAATCCAGAAGATGAGACGCAAAGTGGAGAAATTTACATAGATAGTCTAGGGGTACGTACCTATTGGCAAGGCAAAGGAATTGGTTCAACAATGCTTAATTTCTTGATCGACCAATATGTGAACAAATTGAATAGGACGATTGGTTTACTTGTGGACATGGATAATGGTAATGCTAAAAGATTATATGCACGGCTCGGTTTTGCAAAAGTTGGAGAAAAGCAGTTGTCCGGAAAAAAGATGGAGCATCTTCAAATTAATATGGCAATGCGCTTGAACAATGTATAA